From the Zonotrichia albicollis isolate bZonAlb1 chromosome Z, bZonAlb1.hap1, whole genome shotgun sequence genome, one window contains:
- the TRMT10B gene encoding tRNA methyltransferase 10 homolog B isoform X4 yields the protein MEAGVAAGAEPAAGTEPAASEAEAGTEPAVVAEALRLLRIEPSAAGEPSPGRAGDAAEPGSVRAAEPGSRNALRKRRRWQRVLAARRGKRRQERQRRRARRAAGDGNGDGPAAALGSGPGGPGPPSLRRGRVPAALATERLLQARAAGPRLCVDLGVGGGMSEKESGRLASQIRRLYGANRRAARPFWLCLTGFAAGTPIYEQCFRMNDGFERYLMDTTPESYLDLFPLEAIVYLTPDSENVLQDIDPSKVYVLGGLVDESIHKQLTLRRAREQRLQTARLPIREYMVRAPNSRNYHCETLAINQEPLLCPELPTVQSKTPVCPSV from the exons ATGGAGGCCGGCGTggcggcgggcgcggagccGGCGGCGGGCACGGAACCGGCGGCGAGCGAGGCGGAGGCGGGGACAGAGCCGGCGGTGGTGGCGGAGGCGCTGCGGCTGCTGCGGATCGAGCCCTCGGCGGCGGGCGAGCCCAgcccggggcgggcgggcgacGCGGCGGAGCCGGGCTCGGTGCGTGCGGCGGAGCCGGGCTCG AGGAACGCGTTGCGGAAGCGGCGGCGCTGGCAGCGCGTTCTCGCCGCCCGGCGCGGGAAGCGGCGGCAGGAGCGGCAGCGCCGCCGGGCGCGGAGGGCAGCGGGGGACGGCAACGGGGACGGCCCGGCAGCGGCGCTCGGCAGCGGCCCCGGCGGGCCCGGACCGCCGTCCCTCCGCCGCGGGAGGGTCCCGGCCGCCCTGGCCACGGAGCGGCTGCTGCAggcgcgggcggcggggccgcggctcTGCGTGGACCTCGGCGTGGGCGGCGGCATGAGCGAGAAG GAGAGCGGCCGCCTGGCCTCGCAGATCCGGCGGCTCTACGGCGCGAACCGCCGCGCCGCCCGGCCCTTCTGGCTGTGCCTGACCGGCTTCGCCGCCGGCACCCCCATCTACGAGCAGTGCTTCCGCATGAACGACGGCTTCGAGCGGTACCTG ATGGATACAACTCCAGAGAGTTACCTGGACCTGTTTCCTTTGGAGGCCATTGTTTATCTCACTCCTGACTCTGAGAACG tgctgcaggacatCGACCCGAGCAAGGTGTACGTGCTGGGAGGGCTGGTGGATGAGAGCATTCACAAG cagctgaccCTGCGGAGGGCGCGGGAGCAGCGCCTGCAGACTGCCCGGCTGCCCATCCGAGAGTACATGGTGAGAGCCCCCAACTCCAGGAACTACCACTGCGAGACTCTGGCCATCAACCAGG